The following DNA comes from Primulina huaijiensis isolate GDHJ02 unplaced genomic scaffold, ASM1229523v2 scaffold207378, whole genome shotgun sequence.
GTTAAGGTTGTAGGAAAAGTATATTGTTACAAGTGCTATGATTGGGGGCATCCCATAAAATCTCATGACAAGAAACATCTCAAAGGTAAACAAatctcattatatatatatatatatgttttatatttcttgtcttatttattttttaattgtttttatttgtaaaaaaatatatatataaatgattaTACATGCATGCAACCCAACTTTATTTATGTACGCatatttattctattttttttttcaaaaaaagtaagctataaatgatttattaaaactAAACTAGAACTAAACGTatacattatttcaaaaataaaactaaatacaTAGGAGGGTCTTCTGCAATATTTCAAGTCacgcaatttttttttattaattaataatctgAATCTATATATGTTAATCATGGaatcaactaatatttgaattgGCTGTCAAAGTGGACCCATTTTTCACTTTTACTTTTacttttactttttctttttctttttcttttttgtttgtttgtacttttgtatttaaatatctaaaaataatattccaACTTGAAGAAATCaatcaaaaatttatatgtgGAATTAACACagtcattatttatttaacaatGTCATAATATCAAAGGAGACTGTGTATTAATAATCAGTGACAATTATCTGATAAATAAGAATCAgtcttattcaattttttttaaaaaaaatataatttaatcttTTAATAACATGTTCACACATGGTACAGGTGCAATTGTTGAGGTGACATGCAAGGTGGGTGATAAAGAAATTGTAGCATATGGAAAGACAAAGATAAATGGGAAATATAGTATTCCAATTAAAGGATTTGAATACAAAAAATATGGAGCTAAGGCATGTAAGGCGAAGCTCCATGCACCACCTAAGGGTTCCAAATGCAACATTCCAACCAATCTTCATCGGGGAAAGAAGGGATCCAAGCTCAAAGTGAAATCCAAGACTGAGCATGAAGTCGTGCTATATGCTAAACCATTTGCTTATGCCCCAAAGACTCCTTATGAAGAATGTAAAAAGCCAAAGCCGAGACCAACCCCGTACTATTACAAGTCGCCACCCCCAACATCACCGGTATACATTTACAAATCACCTCCTCCACCACCGACTTACGTGTACAAGTCGCCACCCCCACCATCACCAGTGTACGTGTATAAATCACCACCTCCTCCACCTTATATTTACAAGTCTCCTCCTCCGCCAAGCTACATATACAAGTCCCCACCCCACTATCCACCATACTACTACAAGTCCCCGCCGCCACCTTCATATTCTCCACCACACGATCCATACTATTATAAATCACCTCCACCGCCATCTCCTCATCATCCTCCATACTACTACAAGTCTCCGCCACCACCTTCGTCATCTCCACCACCTCCTTACTATTATAAATCCCCTCCACCACCATCACCTTCTCCTCCTCCACCCTATTACTACAAATCCCCACCACCACCATCACCTCCACCACCATACTATTACAAATCTCCTCCTCCACCATCACCATCTCCCCCTCCATCATATTACTATAAGTCCCCACCGCCACCTTCACCATCTCCACCCCCGCCCTACCATTACAAATCTCCTCCTCCACCATCTCcttcaccaccaccaccctACTACTACAagtcaccaccaccaccaccaccatcgCCATCTACTCTTCCTCCATACCACTATATTTCCCCACCACCACCTTCACCATCGCCTCCATACCACTATGCATCACCTCCCCCGCCCATAAAGTCTCCTCCACCACCGGTTTATGTATATGCATCTCCACCTCCTCCAACTCACTAATGACCACAAAAAAATCACCAAGTTTACTCAAGCAACCATGTAAGTAACATTTCTAACTTTACCGTCGCATTAtgtaaaatcaacattttaattaattatataacctcatattcatgttttttttcAGCATTCAGTTCAAATGACGGAATAAAAGAAGGTTCGTATAAGAAAAGATACAGACAAAAACTTTTCGGGGCGGCTAGATTTCTTTTCAATAAGGTCTtacaaccattagaaagctcAAAACTTTACGTATTTGTTCAGTTTGCATCAACTTGTTTGGCAGTTTTATTACACGTACGTGT
Coding sequences within:
- the LOC140966615 gene encoding uncharacterized protein, whose translation is KVVGKVYCYKCYDWGHPIKSHDKKHLKGAIVEVTCKVGDKEIVAYGKTKINGKYSIPIKGFEYKKYGAKACKAKLHAPPKGSKCNIPTNLHRGKKGSKLKVKSKTEHEVVLYAKPFAYAPKTPYEECKKPKPRPTPYYYKSPPPTSPVYIYKSPPPPPTYVYKSPPPPSPVYVYKSPPPPPYIYKSPPPPSYIYKSPPHYPPYYYKSPPPPSYSPPHDPYYYKSPPPPSPHHPPYYYKSPPPPSSSPPPPYYYKSPPPPSPSPPPPYYYKSPPPPSPPPPYYYKSPPPPSPSPPPSYYYKSPPPPSPSPPPPYHYKSPPPPSPSPPPPYYYKSPPPPPPSPSTLPPYHYISPPPPSPSPPYHYASPPPPIKSPPPPVYVYASPPPPTH